Proteins from a single region of Ziziphus jujuba cultivar Dongzao chromosome 1, ASM3175591v1:
- the LOC107404973 gene encoding uncharacterized protein LOC107404973, with protein sequence METTKEQEGGLLHQILPPRLEDAGLEDCALPRDSIKEAFFKAATAVKSRAASFLSSDEDEDADGNCVNDPWPVAKDRADKVVGVCPEPEAPGPCGAKKGGGAVDVGGDDMVLRGDEEKEDKVVVGGVGLGERGKACVEGLQGLEIEDKKLKNVGGNGGDEEEEEEEEDDEKPILVEGVV encoded by the coding sequence ATGGAGACTACAAAGGAACAAGAAGGTGGATTGCTTCACCAAATCCTTCCACCACGCCTCGAGGATGCGGGCCTTGAAGACTGTGCCCTTCCGCGGGACTCCATCAAAGAAGCTTTCTTCAAGGCAGCCACCGCCGTAAAATCCCGCGCCGCTTCGTTTCTCTCCTCCGATGAGGACGAGGACGCCGACGGAAATTGCGTCAACGACCCGTGGCCAGTAGCCAAGGATCGGGCCGACAAGGTGGTCGGAGTTTGTCCGGAGCCTGAGGCTCCGGGACCATGCGGCGCCAAGAAAGGCGGTGGAGCGGTGGATGTAGGCGGAGACGACATGGTTTTGCGCGGCGATGAGGAGAAGGAAGATAAGGTGGTGGTTGGTGGAGTGGGACTGGGGGAAAGAGGAAAGGCTTGTGTGGAAGGATTGCAAGGGCTAGAGATTGAGGACAAGAAGTTGAAGAATGTCGGTGGCAATGGCGGTgacgaggaggaggaggaggaagaggaagatgatgaaaaACCTATATTAGTTGAAGGTGTTGTTTGA